A single window of Nocardia higoensis DNA harbors:
- a CDS encoding VOC family protein: protein MTDSTITPAETQTGTAVWPCLSFRDAHAMIAFLTEAFGFEKRAVYTRENDETVVEHGELRWPLGGGIMFGSAGKDDTPFGQRTPGNDSIYLVCEDPDGLFARATAAGAEVVRELRDEDYGSRGFTARDPEGNLWSFGTYRGE from the coding sequence ATGACCGATTCGACAATCACCCCAGCAGAGACACAGACCGGCACCGCCGTCTGGCCGTGCCTGAGCTTCCGGGACGCGCACGCGATGATCGCGTTCCTGACCGAGGCCTTCGGCTTCGAGAAACGCGCCGTCTACACCCGGGAGAACGACGAGACGGTCGTCGAGCACGGCGAACTGCGCTGGCCGCTCGGCGGCGGCATCATGTTCGGCTCGGCGGGCAAGGACGACACCCCGTTCGGGCAGCGCACGCCCGGAAACGACTCGATCTACCTGGTGTGCGAGGACCCCGACGGCCTGTTCGCCCGCGCCACCGCGGCCGGGGCGGAGGTGGTGCGCGAACTCCGCGACGAGGACTACGGTTCCCGGGGATTCACAGCCCGCGACCCCGAGGGCAACCTGTGGAGTTTCGGCACCTACCGGGGCGAATAG
- a CDS encoding YbdD/YjiX family protein, with translation MSAERAGAASRCARPGPARRARAAVRAALWWLDSVVGGQDYQRYVAHLRRRHPDRPVPTEREYWRERHAYADNHPAGRCC, from the coding sequence ATGAGTGCCGAGCGAGCCGGCGCGGCATCCCGGTGTGCGCGCCCCGGTCCGGCCCGGCGGGCGCGCGCGGCGGTCCGGGCGGCGCTGTGGTGGCTGGATTCGGTGGTCGGCGGCCAGGACTACCAGCGTTATGTCGCGCACCTGCGCCGCCGTCACCCGGACCGACCGGTGCCGACCGAACGCGAGTACTGGCGGGAGCGGCACGCCTACGCCGATAATCACCCGGCGGGCCGCTGCTGCTGA
- a CDS encoding AlkA N-terminal domain-containing protein: MEGVTITALDFERCYRAVSTRDSRFDGQFFTAVRTTGIYCRPSCPAITPKRVNVSFLPTAAAAQQAGYRACRRCLPDAVPGSPLWNTRADLAARAMRLIGDGVIERGGVPALAAALGYSQRQLTRVLTTELGAGPLALARAHRAHTARLLVQTTEMPMSDVAFAAGFTSIRQFNDTVREVFAVSPTVMRSEARRRAGSPALAADGVLTLRLPYREPLDRTWLEWFLGAHAAPGVEQWSGGVYTRNLRTPHGHATVALRIRPGHVQAEIALRDMRDLAPTVARVRHLLDLDADPVGIDEVLGDELLGNAFSPGIRVPGCADPAELLLRTMIGQQISVSAAATHTGRLVRELGESVTGPVPRLFPTAGAIAEHGARVLTGPARRIEAIVRAAAAVAAGDLALHPGRPASELRADLLALDGVGPWTADYVTMRLLAHPDTLLSSDLVARRGAELLGVDLGDTARWSPWRSYLSMHLWKTALAARALARPADSGDDHRRAG, translated from the coding sequence GTGGAGGGCGTGACGATCACGGCACTGGATTTCGAGCGATGCTATCGGGCGGTCTCGACCCGCGACTCCCGATTCGACGGTCAGTTCTTCACCGCCGTCCGGACGACCGGAATCTATTGTCGCCCTTCATGTCCGGCCATCACCCCGAAACGGGTGAACGTGTCGTTCCTGCCGACCGCGGCGGCGGCGCAGCAGGCCGGTTACCGCGCGTGCCGCCGATGCCTGCCGGACGCGGTGCCCGGGTCGCCGCTGTGGAACACCCGGGCCGATCTCGCCGCCAGAGCCATGCGGCTGATCGGCGACGGTGTGATCGAACGCGGCGGCGTGCCCGCGCTGGCCGCGGCACTCGGCTACTCCCAGCGGCAACTGACGCGGGTGCTCACCACCGAACTCGGCGCGGGACCGCTCGCACTGGCCAGGGCACATCGCGCGCACACCGCGCGCCTGCTCGTGCAGACCACCGAGATGCCGATGTCGGACGTGGCGTTCGCGGCCGGATTCACCAGCATCCGCCAGTTCAACGACACCGTGCGCGAGGTCTTCGCCGTCAGCCCGACGGTCATGCGGTCCGAAGCCCGCCGCCGCGCCGGCTCCCCCGCTCTCGCCGCCGACGGCGTGCTCACGCTGCGCCTGCCCTACCGGGAACCGCTCGACCGCACCTGGCTGGAATGGTTCCTCGGCGCGCACGCGGCGCCGGGCGTGGAGCAGTGGTCGGGCGGGGTCTACACGCGCAATCTGCGCACCCCGCACGGGCACGCCACCGTGGCGCTGCGGATCCGGCCCGGGCATGTGCAGGCCGAGATCGCGCTGCGCGACATGCGTGATCTGGCGCCGACGGTGGCACGGGTCCGGCATCTGCTCGATCTGGACGCCGACCCGGTCGGTATCGACGAGGTGCTCGGCGACGAACTGCTCGGGAACGCGTTCAGCCCGGGCATCCGGGTGCCCGGTTGCGCCGACCCGGCGGAACTGCTGCTGCGCACCATGATCGGTCAGCAGATCTCGGTCTCCGCCGCCGCCACACACACCGGACGGCTGGTGCGCGAACTCGGTGAGAGCGTGACCGGCCCGGTGCCGCGCCTGTTCCCGACCGCCGGGGCCATCGCCGAACACGGTGCGCGGGTGCTGACCGGCCCGGCGCGGCGCATCGAGGCGATCGTGCGAGCGGCGGCGGCCGTCGCCGCCGGTGACCTGGCTCTGCACCCGGGCCGCCCCGCATCGGAATTACGCGCGGATCTGCTGGCGCTGGACGGCGTCGGCCCGTGGACAGCCGACTACGTCACCATGCGTCTGCTCGCCCACCCGGACACCCTGCTGAGCAGCGACCTGGTGGCCCGGCGCGGCGCCGAGCTGCTCGGCGTCGATCTCGGCGACACGGCCCGCTGGTCGCCCTGGCGTTCCTACCTGTCCATGCACCTGTGGAAAACCGCGCTGGCCGCGCGTGCTCTCGCCCGCCCGGCCGACTCCGGCGACGATCACCGCCGCGCCGGCTGA
- a CDS encoding carbon starvation CstA family protein: MATIEYLRTDPGLPPVGVVDRSPMTPVKKGVFAAIAILGALAWAILAVARGENVNAVWIVIAAVCTYVIAYRFYARFIEWKITKPRDDLATPAEILENGKDFMPMDRRVLYGHHFAAIAGAGPLVGPVLAAQMGYLPGTIWIVVGVCLAGAVQDYLVLWASTKRRGRSLGQMARDELGAVGGVAAIVAILVIMMILLAVLALVVVNALGESPWGVFSIAMTIPIALFMGVYLRFMRPGRVGEVSAIGIVLLLLAIVGGGWVSETEWGADWFTLSRTTIAWALIGYGFLASVLPVWLLLAPRDYLSTFMKIGTIGLLAVGILITMPVLTAPAISDFAATGSGPAFAGSLFPFLFITIACGALSGFHALISSGTTPKLLEKESHARMIGYGGMLMESFVAVMAIITACIIDQHLYFGMNAPLSLTGGTPDKAAAYTNSLGLAGAPATADTFAKAAEDVGETTIISRTGGAPTLAVGISEVFHKFLGGESMKSFWYHFAIMFEALFILTTIDAGTRVARFMVSDALGNFGGPLRRLKDPSWRVGAWVCSLVVVAAWGSILLMGVSDPLGGINALYPLFGIANQLLAAVALTVVTTILVKKGLGKWAWIPGLPLAWDLVVTMTASWQKIFSADPKLGYWKQHSLCQQAQEAGKLCLTAKTPEEVDIVVRNTFIQGTLSILFAVLVLIVAVVGVLVCVRAWRSGDTSTTESPEEPSKIFAPSGFVATPAEREVQKQWDELIASGAIRAPGAAHTVTVKSGA; encoded by the coding sequence ATGGCGACAATCGAATATCTTCGGACCGACCCCGGTCTACCGCCGGTCGGGGTGGTCGACAGATCGCCGATGACCCCGGTCAAGAAGGGGGTCTTCGCCGCGATCGCGATACTCGGCGCGCTCGCCTGGGCGATCCTGGCCGTCGCGCGCGGCGAGAACGTGAACGCGGTCTGGATCGTCATCGCCGCGGTCTGCACCTACGTCATCGCCTATCGCTTCTACGCGCGATTCATCGAATGGAAGATCACCAAGCCGCGCGACGATCTGGCCACCCCGGCCGAAATCCTGGAGAACGGCAAGGATTTCATGCCGATGGACCGCCGGGTCCTCTACGGCCACCACTTCGCCGCCATCGCGGGCGCCGGTCCGCTGGTCGGGCCCGTGCTGGCGGCGCAGATGGGCTATCTGCCCGGCACGATCTGGATCGTGGTCGGCGTGTGCCTGGCCGGCGCGGTGCAGGACTACCTGGTGCTGTGGGCCTCGACCAAGCGGCGCGGGCGCAGCCTCGGGCAGATGGCCCGCGACGAACTGGGCGCGGTCGGCGGCGTGGCGGCCATCGTCGCGATTCTCGTGATCATGATGATCCTGCTGGCGGTGCTGGCGCTGGTGGTGGTCAACGCGCTCGGGGAGAGCCCGTGGGGTGTTTTCTCCATCGCGATGACCATCCCCATCGCCCTGTTCATGGGCGTGTATCTGCGGTTCATGCGGCCGGGGCGGGTCGGGGAAGTCTCGGCGATCGGCATCGTGCTGTTGCTGCTGGCCATCGTCGGCGGCGGCTGGGTGTCGGAAACCGAATGGGGCGCGGACTGGTTCACCCTCTCGCGGACCACCATCGCCTGGGCCCTCATCGGCTACGGCTTCCTGGCCTCGGTGCTGCCGGTGTGGTTGCTGCTGGCCCCGCGCGACTATCTGTCGACCTTCATGAAGATCGGCACCATCGGCCTGCTGGCCGTGGGCATCCTGATCACCATGCCGGTGCTGACGGCGCCGGCGATCTCGGACTTCGCCGCCACCGGGAGCGGCCCGGCCTTCGCGGGCAGCCTGTTCCCGTTCCTGTTCATCACCATCGCCTGCGGCGCGCTGTCGGGCTTCCATGCGCTGATCTCCTCCGGCACCACGCCGAAACTGCTGGAGAAGGAATCGCACGCGAGGATGATCGGCTACGGCGGCATGCTGATGGAGTCGTTCGTCGCGGTCATGGCGATCATCACCGCCTGCATCATCGACCAGCACCTCTACTTCGGCATGAACGCGCCGCTGTCGCTCACCGGCGGCACACCGGACAAGGCCGCGGCCTACACCAATTCGCTCGGCCTGGCAGGCGCGCCCGCCACCGCGGACACCTTCGCGAAGGCGGCCGAGGACGTCGGCGAGACCACGATCATCTCCCGCACCGGCGGCGCGCCCACCCTGGCCGTCGGCATCTCCGAGGTGTTCCACAAGTTCCTCGGCGGCGAGAGCATGAAGTCGTTCTGGTACCACTTCGCGATCATGTTCGAGGCGTTGTTCATCCTCACCACCATCGACGCGGGCACCCGCGTCGCGCGGTTCATGGTCTCCGACGCGCTCGGCAATTTCGGCGGGCCGCTGCGCAGGCTCAAGGATCCGTCCTGGCGGGTCGGCGCGTGGGTGTGCTCGCTGGTGGTGGTCGCGGCGTGGGGGTCGATCCTGCTGATGGGCGTCAGCGATCCGCTGGGCGGTATCAACGCGCTGTATCCGCTGTTCGGCATCGCCAACCAGCTGCTGGCCGCGGTGGCGCTGACGGTGGTGACCACCATTCTGGTGAAGAAGGGGCTGGGCAAGTGGGCCTGGATTCCCGGCCTCCCGTTGGCCTGGGATCTGGTGGTGACGATGACGGCGTCCTGGCAGAAGATCTTCTCCGCGGACCCCAAGCTCGGCTACTGGAAGCAGCACAGTCTGTGCCAACAGGCGCAGGAGGCGGGCAAGCTGTGTCTGACGGCGAAGACGCCCGAAGAGGTCGACATCGTGGTGCGCAACACCTTCATCCAGGGCACACTGTCGATCCTGTTCGCGGTACTGGTGCTGATCGTGGCGGTCGTCGGGGTGCTGGTGTGCGTGCGCGCCTGGCGGTCCGGGGACACCAGCACCACCGAGTCGCCGGAGGAACCGTCGAAGATCTTCGCGCCGAGCGGGTTCGTCGCCACCCCGGCGGAACGGGAAGTGCAGAAGCAATGGGACGAGTTGATCGCCTCCGGCGCGATCCGGGCGCCCGGCGCGGCCCACACGGTCACCGTGAAGTCGGGCGCGTGA
- the ychF gene encoding redox-regulated ATPase YchF, whose amino-acid sequence MSLTLGIVGLPNVGKSTLFNALTKNDVLAANYPFATIEPNVGVVPLPDPRLDQLAEIFGSERTVPAVVSFVDIAGIVKGASEGAGLGNKFLANIREADAICQVVRVFSDDDVIHVDGRVDPLADIEVIETELILADLQTLEKAVVRLDKEAKVKKDRKPVADAAKAAQEILNAGRTLFAAQKEIDTELLRELSLLTVKPFLYVFNADESVLTDEARKAELKAAVAPADAVFLDAKVEAELLELDDESAAELLESIGQTEPGLHALARAGFHTLGLQTYLTAGPKEARAWTIHQGDTAPKAAGVIHTDFERGFIKAEVVAFDDLVAAGSMAAAKAAGKVRMEGKDYIMTDGDVVEFRFNV is encoded by the coding sequence GTGAGTCTCACCCTCGGAATCGTCGGCCTGCCCAACGTCGGAAAGTCGACGCTGTTCAACGCGCTGACCAAGAACGACGTGCTGGCCGCGAACTACCCGTTCGCGACCATCGAACCCAACGTCGGCGTCGTCCCGCTGCCCGATCCGAGGCTCGACCAGCTCGCCGAGATCTTCGGCTCCGAGCGCACTGTTCCGGCTGTCGTCTCCTTCGTCGACATCGCGGGCATCGTCAAGGGCGCTTCCGAAGGCGCGGGCCTGGGCAACAAGTTCCTCGCCAACATCCGCGAAGCCGACGCCATCTGCCAGGTCGTGCGCGTCTTCTCCGACGACGACGTCATCCACGTCGACGGCCGCGTCGACCCCCTCGCCGACATCGAGGTCATCGAGACCGAGCTCATCCTCGCCGACCTGCAGACCCTGGAGAAGGCGGTCGTCCGCCTCGACAAGGAAGCCAAGGTCAAGAAGGACCGCAAACCGGTCGCCGACGCCGCCAAGGCCGCCCAGGAAATCCTGAACGCGGGCCGCACCCTCTTCGCCGCCCAGAAGGAAATCGACACCGAGCTGCTACGGGAACTGTCCCTGCTCACCGTCAAGCCCTTCCTCTACGTCTTCAACGCCGACGAGTCCGTCCTCACCGACGAGGCCCGCAAGGCCGAGCTGAAGGCCGCCGTGGCCCCCGCCGACGCCGTCTTCCTAGACGCCAAGGTCGAAGCCGAACTTCTCGAACTCGACGACGAGTCCGCCGCCGAACTGCTCGAATCCATCGGCCAGACCGAGCCCGGCCTGCACGCCCTGGCCCGCGCCGGCTTCCACACCCTCGGCCTGCAGACCTACCTCACCGCCGGTCCGAAGGAAGCGCGCGCGTGGACCATCCACCAGGGTGACACCGCGCCCAAGGCCGCCGGCGTCATCCACACCGACTTCGAGCGCGGGTTCATCAAGGCCGAGGTCGTGGCGTTCGACGACCTGGTCGCGGCTGGCTCGATGGCTGCCGCCAAGGCCGCGGGCAAGGTGCGCATGGAGGGCAAGGACTACATCATGACCGATGGCGACGTGGTCGAGTTCCGCTTCAACGTCTGA
- a CDS encoding Scr1 family TA system antitoxin-like transcriptional regulator — protein MLPRSCRACSTWRKSPRPTTATACGGISPPVEPDHRVAVRLNRQRIITRKRSPVQVNLLLDETVVRRAVGGARTMAGQLHNLAALPANVHLAAVQQRIPPGRGMRLPQFGGNSPQRRSTMVNMWIGLCRRARVFESNGARPVPRRWDRTARR, from the coding sequence ATGCTCCCGAGAAGCTGCCGGGCCTGCTCGACCTGGCGAAAGTCGCCGCGTCCCACGACGGCGACGGCCTGTGGTGGTATAAGCCCCCCTGTTGAGCCGGACCACCGTGTCGCGGTCCGGCTCAACAGGCAGCGGATCATCACCAGGAAGCGAAGCCCGGTCCAGGTGAACCTGCTGCTGGACGAAACCGTCGTGCGGCGAGCCGTCGGCGGCGCGAGAACGATGGCTGGCCAACTGCATAATCTGGCCGCCCTCCCGGCGAACGTCCACCTTGCTGCCGTTCAGCAGCGGATACCCCCTGGGCGTGGCATGCGCCTTCCACAGTTCGGCGGCAACTCGCCGCAGCGTCGCAGCACTATGGTGAACATGTGGATTGGCTTGTGCAGACGGGCGCGGGTATTCGAGTCGAATGGGGCCAGGCCGGTGCCCAGACGTTGGGACCGCACAGCGCGGCGCTGA
- a CDS encoding GMC oxidoreductase, protein MHADPTTDNDADVIIVGSGFGGAVSALRLAEQGKRVIVLEQGRRHTRDDFTAARRDLRKYLWLPELGLRGFFWQRVLAHVGIIGGAGVGGGSIVWAGVLLEPEEEFFTDPAWPESPTGWRAELAPHYRTAARMLGRAVSPFAGPMDEHLRSAAETLGAGGTYGPTPMAIYFGEEGVTVPDPFFGGEGPDRTGCRLCGACLIGCAYGSKNTLDLNYLWLAERRGAEIRSERHVTEVAELPGGYEVRTASGERLRAPEVVLAGGVLGTVELLFHSREAGLLPRVSDRLGMGVRTNSEAITAVLADDVDTDFTRGPTISSEFYPDAKTHVTQNRYVGGWHMRFQLGPLVDGDDPARRRRRTARALLAHPLRQLRVVFARNFLRRLSVFTVMQRVENEIRLVFDRSPVRPWRKVLRSRSVADKQAPSYLPQANDVARAFAASVGGRPLNLLLESIGGKSITAHILGGASMGRDASDGVIDTDHQVFGHPGLYVVDGSAVPANVGVSPSLTITAMAERFAARHAARTGRAVS, encoded by the coding sequence ATGCACGCCGACCCCACGACCGACAACGACGCCGACGTGATCATCGTCGGCAGTGGCTTCGGTGGCGCCGTGAGCGCGCTTCGACTGGCTGAACAGGGCAAACGGGTCATCGTCCTCGAACAGGGACGGCGCCACACCCGCGACGACTTCACAGCCGCCCGGCGTGACCTCCGCAAGTACCTGTGGCTGCCCGAACTCGGCCTTCGCGGATTCTTCTGGCAACGCGTCCTCGCCCACGTCGGCATCATCGGCGGCGCGGGCGTGGGCGGCGGCAGCATCGTGTGGGCGGGCGTGCTGCTCGAACCCGAGGAAGAGTTCTTCACCGACCCGGCCTGGCCGGAATCACCGACCGGCTGGCGCGCCGAACTCGCCCCGCACTACCGGACGGCGGCGCGCATGCTCGGCCGCGCGGTCTCCCCTTTCGCCGGGCCGATGGACGAACACCTGCGGTCCGCCGCCGAGACCCTGGGTGCGGGCGGCACCTACGGGCCGACTCCGATGGCCATCTATTTCGGCGAGGAGGGCGTGACGGTGCCCGACCCGTTCTTCGGCGGCGAAGGCCCCGACCGCACCGGGTGCCGACTGTGCGGCGCCTGCCTGATCGGCTGCGCGTACGGCAGCAAGAACACCCTCGACCTCAACTACCTCTGGCTCGCCGAACGCCGCGGCGCCGAGATCCGCTCCGAGCGGCACGTGACCGAGGTCGCCGAACTCCCCGGCGGCTACGAGGTCCGCACCGCTTCGGGCGAGCGGTTGCGCGCACCGGAAGTGGTCCTGGCCGGGGGTGTGCTCGGCACGGTCGAACTGCTGTTCCACTCCCGCGAGGCCGGACTGCTGCCGCGCGTGTCCGACCGGCTCGGGATGGGTGTGCGCACCAACTCGGAAGCGATCACCGCCGTGCTCGCCGACGATGTCGACACCGATTTCACCCGCGGCCCCACCATCTCCAGCGAGTTCTATCCGGACGCGAAAACCCATGTGACACAGAACCGCTACGTCGGCGGATGGCACATGCGTTTCCAACTCGGCCCGCTGGTCGACGGCGACGATCCCGCGCGACGCCGCCGCCGCACCGCGCGCGCCCTGCTCGCCCACCCTCTCCGGCAGTTGCGTGTCGTCTTCGCCCGCAACTTCCTGCGCCGCCTCAGCGTGTTCACCGTGATGCAGAGAGTCGAGAACGAGATCCGGCTCGTGTTCGACCGCTCACCGGTGCGTCCGTGGCGCAAGGTCCTGCGCTCCCGCTCGGTCGCCGACAAGCAGGCCCCCAGCTACCTTCCCCAGGCGAACGACGTGGCCCGCGCCTTCGCCGCCTCGGTCGGCGGCCGCCCGCTGAACCTGCTCCTGGAGAGCATCGGCGGCAAATCCATCACCGCCCATATCCTCGGCGGCGCGTCCATGGGCCGCGACGCCTCCGACGGCGTCATCGACACCGATCACCAGGTCTTCGGCCATCCCGGCCTGTATGTCGTCGACGGCTCGGCCGTCCCCGCCAATGTCGGCGTCAGCCCGAGCCTGACCATCACCGCGATGGCCGAACGCTTCGCCGCCCGCCACGCGGCCCGTACCGGAAGAGCAGTCAGCTGA
- a CDS encoding methylated-DNA--[protein]-cysteine S-methyltransferase, whose translation MSLSVADFATTATPIGPFTALTDTDGAVLASGWTADADDLRLLIHPSLRPDELRERDSLGAVTRAVVAYHDGDTTVIDTVPVRQYSGEFLTHAWEILRKVPAGEPVTYTAFAALAGRPSATRAAANACARNAAALFVPCHRVLRVGGALGGFRWGLAAKRWLLDHESEPTLRARAHGGIPAPVSVG comes from the coding sequence ATGTCCCTCTCCGTTGCCGACTTCGCGACAACCGCGACCCCGATCGGCCCGTTCACCGCCCTCACCGACACCGACGGCGCGGTCCTGGCCTCCGGCTGGACCGCCGACGCCGACGATCTGCGCCTGCTGATCCACCCGTCCTTGCGTCCGGACGAGCTCCGGGAGCGCGACTCGCTCGGCGCGGTCACCCGGGCGGTAGTCGCCTACCACGACGGCGACACCACCGTGATCGACACGGTGCCGGTGCGTCAGTATTCCGGGGAATTCCTCACCCATGCCTGGGAGATCCTGCGCAAGGTTCCCGCGGGCGAGCCCGTCACCTACACCGCCTTCGCCGCCCTGGCCGGACGGCCGTCGGCGACCCGCGCCGCTGCCAACGCCTGCGCGCGCAATGCCGCCGCGTTGTTCGTGCCGTGCCATCGAGTGCTGCGCGTCGGCGGAGCGCTGGGCGGATTCCGCTGGGGGCTGGCGGCCAAGCGGTGGTTGCTCGACCACGAGAGCGAGCCGACACTTCGTGCGCGTGCGCACGGCGGCATTCCAGCCCCCGTTTCGGTGGGGTAG
- a CDS encoding 2-phosphosulfolactate phosphatase, with translation MDWLVQTGAGIRVEWGQAGAQTLGPHSAALMVVDVLSFTTAVSVAVDAGTAVLPYPWRDGGAEEYAARHDATLAVGRRATSPQRPWSLSPTALRLAPAPRRLVLPSPNGSAIAAAVSGVPVIAACLRNATAVAAWMVRQGWGTADLPIAIIPAGEQWPGQDAVRPAVEDWIGAGMIVSALVAAGAGPLSSEASAAKTLYEGSNDVPGLVTECASGRQLTDMGFGDDVVVATEMDSSTAVPVLIDGMFVDGGTSRRVV, from the coding sequence GTGGATTGGCTTGTGCAGACGGGCGCGGGTATTCGAGTCGAATGGGGCCAGGCCGGTGCCCAGACGTTGGGACCGCACAGCGCGGCGCTGATGGTAGTCGATGTGTTGTCGTTCACCACCGCGGTATCGGTTGCGGTCGACGCCGGAACTGCGGTGCTTCCCTATCCGTGGCGGGACGGCGGCGCGGAGGAATACGCGGCACGACACGATGCCACGTTGGCGGTGGGACGGCGCGCGACATCGCCGCAGCGGCCCTGGTCGCTGTCGCCGACCGCGTTGCGGCTTGCGCCCGCGCCGCGGCGATTGGTGCTGCCTTCACCCAATGGCTCGGCGATCGCGGCGGCGGTCTCCGGGGTGCCGGTGATAGCTGCGTGCTTGCGCAACGCCACCGCTGTCGCGGCGTGGATGGTCCGACAGGGGTGGGGCACAGCCGACCTACCGATCGCGATCATCCCCGCCGGGGAACAGTGGCCCGGCCAGGACGCCGTGAGGCCTGCCGTCGAAGACTGGATCGGCGCCGGGATGATCGTGTCCGCTCTGGTCGCGGCCGGGGCAGGACCATTGTCGTCGGAAGCATCGGCGGCCAAGACCCTCTACGAGGGATCCAACGACGTGCCCGGCCTCGTAACCGAATGCGCGTCAGGGCGTCAGCTCACCGACATGGGCTTCGGAGACGATGTGGTGGTTGCCACGGAGATGGACTCCAGCACCGCGGTTCCCGTGCTCATCGACGGCATGTTCGTCGACGGGGGCACTTCTCGGCGCGTCGTCTGA
- a CDS encoding DUF4870 domain-containing protein yields the protein MDKKTSAILSYALGWLTGIIFLFVGKNDPDVKFHASQSIVFFGAVSVVNIVLSIVGSLIGVLGIIFSLAGLAVAVFAVVVWIMAMVQANNTGGVRAELPIVGKFTAPYADQLANSVE from the coding sequence TTGGACAAGAAGACCAGCGCGATCCTGTCGTACGCACTGGGATGGCTCACCGGAATCATCTTCCTGTTCGTAGGAAAGAACGATCCCGATGTGAAATTCCATGCCTCGCAGTCAATCGTCTTCTTCGGGGCGGTATCGGTGGTCAACATCGTTCTGAGCATCGTCGGCTCGCTCATCGGAGTCCTGGGGATCATCTTCAGCCTCGCCGGACTCGCAGTCGCGGTCTTCGCAGTCGTCGTCTGGATCATGGCCATGGTCCAGGCGAACAACACCGGCGGTGTCCGCGCAGAGCTTCCCATTGTCGGGAAATTCACTGCCCCGTATGCCGATCAGCTGGCCAACTCGGTCGAGTAG
- a CDS encoding helix-turn-helix domain-containing protein: MEPTSETVTARPASVLAGFVDHYIGYRMTGYAPGLHRGLPSRHQTFIVAIGPTIDVVAQTDRTQSPADYRCVLSGLQASAAAIAHTGHQEGVGIALTPLGCRALFGLPAGALWNTTLECAQIAGPVADELWERLQGPASWPARFAVCDEVLTRLANPQRLVTPELTWAWRTVTGSGGQVSVSGLADRIGWSRQHLTRRFTTEFGLGPKLAARITRFERARRMIVGTPSFVTLAQVAASCGYYDQAHLNRDFAELAGCSPTTWLTEEEIPSVQDEADASE, from the coding sequence ATGGAGCCGACCTCCGAAACGGTGACGGCGCGGCCCGCTTCCGTACTGGCCGGGTTCGTCGACCACTACATCGGCTATCGGATGACCGGATACGCGCCCGGCCTGCACCGGGGACTGCCGTCGCGCCATCAGACCTTCATCGTCGCCATCGGGCCGACCATCGACGTCGTCGCCCAGACCGACCGCACCCAGAGTCCGGCCGACTACCGCTGCGTCCTCAGCGGGCTGCAGGCGAGCGCGGCCGCGATCGCGCACACCGGCCATCAGGAAGGGGTCGGGATCGCGCTGACGCCGCTGGGCTGCCGAGCGTTGTTCGGGTTGCCCGCGGGGGCGCTGTGGAACACGACGCTGGAGTGCGCGCAGATCGCCGGGCCGGTCGCGGACGAGCTGTGGGAGCGGTTGCAGGGGCCCGCGTCGTGGCCTGCTCGATTCGCGGTGTGCGACGAGGTACTGACACGGCTGGCGAACCCGCAGCGGCTGGTGACACCCGAGTTGACCTGGGCGTGGCGGACGGTGACCGGCAGTGGCGGGCAGGTGAGCGTGTCTGGGCTGGCCGATCGGATCGGCTGGAGCAGGCAGCATCTGACCAGGCGGTTCACCACGGAGTTCGGGCTCGGACCCAAGCTCGCCGCGCGGATCACCCGATTCGAGCGGGCGCGACGGATGATCGTCGGGACGCCGTCGTTCGTGACGCTCGCGCAGGTGGCCGCGAGCTGCGGGTACTACGACCAGGCGCATCTGAACCGGGACTTCGCGGAGCTGGCGGGGTGCAGCCCCACCACCTGGCTCACCGAGGAGGAGATTCCATCCGTCCAAGACGAGGCCGACGCCTCGGAGTGA
- a CDS encoding cold-shock protein has protein sequence MSQGSVKWFNGEKGFGFIAQDGGGPDVFVHYSEISGSGFKSLDEGQRVEFEVGQGQKGPQAQSVRAI, from the coding sequence ATGTCGCAAGGCAGTGTGAAGTGGTTTAACGGCGAAAAGGGCTTCGGATTCATCGCGCAAGACGGTGGCGGTCCGGACGTTTTCGTGCATTACTCCGAGATTTCCGGCTCCGGCTTCAAGTCCCTCGATGAGGGTCAGCGTGTCGAGTTCGAGGTCGGGCAGGGCCAGAAGGGTCCGCAGGCTCAGAGCGTCCGCGCTATCTAA